In Ochrobactrum vermis, the following proteins share a genomic window:
- a CDS encoding MFS transporter — MISARLASFLAQRNIHYGWVVAAVTFLTMLATAAAMGSAGILIEPLQREFGWTNANISFAMALRLVLFGLMGPFAAAFMNQFGLRRVVAAALVMISLGLVGSIFMTEEWQMVALWGVVIGLGTGMTALVLGATVAARWFEKRRGLVVGLMTASNATGQLVFMPILASVSQTIGWRTSLTIVICFLVAALVLVLALMRDHPADIGLKPFGRTAPLPAPEPRKSFGAMLASPLVTLREASSTSTFWVLFLTFFVCGFSTNGLIQTHWITLCGDFGIAPVGAAGILAVIGAFDLIGTIMSGWLSDRFDNRWLLFWFYALRGLSLIYLTFTDFTVYELALFAVFYGLDWVATVPPTVKLAAERFGPEKAGLVFGWVFTGHQIGAAAAAAFAGFVRTDYDSYTPALILAGAMCFAAAAMVFIINRPAPRVVLQAS, encoded by the coding sequence ATGATTTCTGCCCGCCTTGCCAGCTTTCTCGCCCAAAGAAACATCCATTACGGATGGGTCGTTGCCGCCGTTACATTTCTCACCATGCTGGCGACAGCCGCCGCCATGGGGTCTGCGGGCATTCTCATCGAACCGCTCCAGCGTGAATTCGGCTGGACGAATGCGAATATCTCTTTCGCAATGGCGCTTCGTCTTGTTCTTTTCGGCCTGATGGGCCCGTTTGCGGCGGCTTTCATGAACCAGTTCGGCCTGCGCCGTGTGGTTGCAGCAGCTCTCGTCATGATTTCACTCGGGCTTGTCGGTTCCATTTTCATGACCGAGGAATGGCAGATGGTTGCGCTCTGGGGTGTCGTGATTGGCCTGGGCACCGGCATGACCGCGCTCGTCCTCGGCGCAACCGTCGCAGCGCGCTGGTTCGAAAAGCGGCGCGGCCTTGTCGTCGGCCTGATGACAGCCAGCAACGCCACCGGTCAGCTCGTCTTCATGCCGATCCTTGCCAGCGTCAGCCAGACGATTGGCTGGCGCACGTCGCTGACCATCGTCATCTGTTTCCTTGTTGCCGCGCTCGTGTTGGTTCTCGCTTTGATGCGCGATCATCCGGCGGATATCGGCCTGAAACCGTTTGGCCGCACAGCACCGCTCCCAGCGCCTGAACCCCGGAAGAGCTTCGGCGCGATGCTGGCCTCACCGCTTGTCACCTTGCGCGAGGCCTCTTCAACCTCAACCTTCTGGGTCCTGTTCCTGACCTTCTTCGTCTGCGGCTTTTCCACCAACGGCTTGATCCAGACGCACTGGATCACACTTTGCGGTGATTTCGGCATAGCGCCGGTCGGTGCCGCAGGCATCCTTGCTGTAATCGGCGCGTTCGATCTGATCGGCACGATCATGTCCGGCTGGCTCTCCGACCGGTTCGACAATCGCTGGCTGCTGTTCTGGTTCTATGCGCTGCGCGGCCTTTCGCTGATCTACCTGACCTTCACCGATTTTACCGTCTACGAACTCGCGCTCTTCGCCGTCTTTTACGGTCTGGACTGGGTGGCGACCGTGCCGCCGACAGTCAAGCTCGCTGCCGAACGTTTCGGTCCGGAAAAGGCCGGTCTGGTCTTCGGCTGGGTGTTCACCGGCCATCAGATCGGTGCCGCTGCTGCTGCTGCCTTCGCCGGTTTTGTCCGCACCGATTATGACAGCTACACCCCTGCTCTGATCCTCGCCGGTGCCATGTGCTTTGCTGCCGCCGCGATGGTGTTCATCATCAACCGCCCTGCCCCGCGCGTCGTTCTGCAGGCGTCATGA
- a CDS encoding NUDIX domain-containing protein, with amino-acid sequence MRFRHFIFHTYFLMRRPMTLGVRAIVFDEKKNSVFLVKHTYVPGWQLPGGGVERGETFGQALEKELREEANIVLKGPPQLFALYKNAHASPRDHVALYICRQFEQTAPRLPDREIAECGFFPLDDLPEGTTPSTKRRLQEALHDLEPLPLW; translated from the coding sequence ATGCGCTTTCGTCATTTCATATTTCATACTTATTTTTTAATGCGACGCCCGATGACGCTGGGCGTCAGGGCTATTGTCTTCGATGAAAAGAAGAATTCCGTTTTTTTGGTGAAGCACACTTATGTGCCCGGATGGCAATTGCCGGGCGGAGGCGTCGAACGCGGCGAAACCTTCGGGCAGGCGTTGGAAAAGGAATTGCGCGAGGAAGCCAATATTGTTCTGAAAGGCCCGCCACAGCTTTTTGCGCTTTACAAGAATGCGCATGCATCGCCGCGTGATCATGTGGCGCTCTATATATGCAGGCAGTTCGAGCAGACAGCACCGCGATTGCCGGACAGGGAAATTGCGGAATGCGGGTTTTTCCCGCTGGATGATCTGCCGGAAGGAACGACACCGTCCACCAAGCGGCGCCTGCAGGAAGCGCTTCACGATCTGGAACCACTGCCGCTTTGGTGA
- a CDS encoding glutathione S-transferase family protein — protein MGLLVDGKWHDAWYDTESTKGRFERSKSQFRNWVTADGSAGPTGEGGFKAEPGRYHLYVSYACPWAHRTLIFRALKGLEDVISVSVVDYLMADEGWTFSGTTGSTGDALYGSKRLYEIYTRADPNYSGRVTVPVLWDKQRQTIVSNESSEIIRMLNTAFNDFGDASLDLYPEALRSEVDALNDFIYPNINNGVYRAGFATTQEAYEEAFGQLFAALDSLEDRLSRQRYLTGSSLTEADWRLFTTLLRFDPVYVGHFKCNLRRLADYPNLWNYTRELYQVPGVASTVNMEHIKGHYYRSHKNINPTRIVPEGPEIDFSAPHDRDRFPKA, from the coding sequence GGTCGATGGCAAATGGCATGATGCCTGGTACGACACCGAGAGCACAAAAGGTCGTTTTGAGCGTTCGAAATCGCAATTTCGCAACTGGGTAACCGCAGATGGCAGCGCCGGTCCGACCGGCGAAGGCGGCTTCAAGGCTGAACCGGGGCGCTATCATCTCTACGTTTCCTATGCCTGTCCGTGGGCACATCGCACGCTGATCTTCCGTGCGCTGAAGGGACTGGAAGACGTCATTTCAGTATCGGTCGTGGACTATCTGATGGCCGATGAAGGCTGGACATTCTCCGGCACGACCGGCAGCACCGGCGATGCGCTCTACGGCTCGAAGCGGCTTTATGAAATCTACACCCGCGCCGATCCGAACTATTCCGGCCGCGTCACCGTTCCGGTTCTGTGGGACAAGCAGCGCCAGACGATCGTGTCCAACGAATCGTCGGAAATCATTCGCATGCTCAACACCGCCTTCAACGACTTTGGTGATGCTTCCCTCGATTTGTATCCGGAAGCACTGCGCAGCGAAGTCGATGCGCTCAACGACTTCATCTACCCCAATATCAACAATGGGGTCTATCGCGCCGGTTTCGCCACGACGCAGGAGGCCTATGAGGAAGCGTTCGGGCAATTGTTTGCGGCACTCGATTCGCTCGAAGACCGCCTTTCCCGCCAGCGTTATCTGACCGGTTCCAGCCTGACCGAAGCCGACTGGCGGCTGTTCACGACGCTGTTGCGCTTCGATCCGGTCTATGTCGGCCATTTCAAGTGCAATCTGCGTCGCCTTGCCGATTACCCGAACCTCTGGAATTACACGCGCGAACTCTATCAGGTGCCGGGTGTGGCCTCGACAGTGAACATGGAACACATCAAGGGCCACTATTATCGCAGCCACAAGAACATCAATCCGACAAGGATCGTTCCCGAGGGGCCGGAAATCGATTTTTCTGCGCCTCATGACCGGGATCGTTTCCCGAAGGCCTGA
- the leuA gene encoding 2-isopropylmalate synthase, protein MNQSIATPQSESSSERKGMPIAGTKYSPFPAPQLDDRTWPSKRIEKAPIWCSVDLRDGNQALVDPMGHDRKERMFRLLVDMGFPEIEIGFPSASQTDFDFCRWAIEQGNVPDEVDLQVLVQCRPELITRTFEALEGAKTPIIHFYNSTSELQRRVVFAKDVGGIKRIATDAAKMIMDMAAKAGGGYRFQYSPESFTGTEMDVALEICNAVIEIVKPTADNKLIVNLPSTVEMNTPNVYADQIEWMCRNLDNRENLIISLHPHNDRGTGIAATELGLMAGADRVEGTLFGNGERTGNVDVVTLALNMYTQGVDPELDCTDINRMKEVYEYSNQLKIAERHPYVGELVYTAFSGSHQDAINKGMKARRSANSPIWEVPYLPIDPQDVGRSYEAIIRINSQSGKGGIAYILQADYGLNLPRNLQVEFREIIQNITDEEGKELPSKRIHEEFQKLYVTQPDARIKFVDHHTMPDPEQKGRRILTAEITDNGVTKNIEGKGTGPIDGFVDALSKYLGVKMSVVDYSEHSLQQGSDASAISYVEMAHPGGKLFGAGINDNIVSASLEAIVSAANRVIGK, encoded by the coding sequence ATGAATCAGTCTATCGCCACACCGCAATCAGAATCCAGTTCCGAGCGCAAAGGCATGCCTATTGCAGGCACCAAATATTCGCCTTTCCCGGCCCCGCAGCTCGATGACCGCACATGGCCGTCCAAGCGCATCGAAAAGGCGCCGATCTGGTGTTCAGTCGATCTGCGTGACGGCAATCAGGCCCTGGTCGACCCCATGGGGCATGACCGCAAGGAGCGTATGTTCCGCCTGCTGGTCGATATGGGTTTTCCGGAAATCGAGATCGGCTTCCCATCCGCCTCGCAGACGGATTTCGACTTCTGCCGCTGGGCCATCGAACAGGGCAATGTTCCCGACGAAGTGGATTTGCAGGTTCTGGTCCAGTGCCGCCCCGAATTGATCACGCGCACTTTCGAAGCGCTTGAAGGTGCAAAAACACCAATCATCCATTTCTACAATTCCACCAGTGAATTGCAGCGCCGTGTGGTTTTTGCCAAGGATGTCGGCGGTATCAAGCGGATCGCAACTGATGCCGCCAAGATGATCATGGATATGGCTGCGAAAGCAGGGGGCGGCTATCGCTTCCAGTATTCGCCCGAAAGCTTCACCGGCACCGAGATGGATGTGGCGCTGGAAATCTGCAACGCGGTCATCGAGATCGTGAAGCCGACTGCTGACAACAAGCTGATCGTCAATCTGCCCTCAACGGTCGAGATGAACACGCCGAACGTCTATGCCGACCAGATCGAATGGATGTGCCGCAACCTCGACAATCGCGAGAACCTGATTATCTCGCTGCATCCGCACAACGACCGTGGCACGGGCATTGCTGCAACTGAACTGGGCCTGATGGCAGGTGCTGACCGTGTGGAAGGCACGCTGTTCGGCAATGGCGAACGTACCGGCAATGTCGATGTGGTGACGCTGGCACTGAACATGTACACGCAGGGCGTGGACCCGGAACTGGACTGCACCGACATCAACCGGATGAAGGAAGTCTATGAATATTCGAACCAGTTGAAGATTGCCGAGCGTCATCCCTATGTCGGCGAGCTGGTCTATACGGCCTTCTCCGGATCGCATCAGGACGCGATCAACAAGGGTATGAAAGCGCGCCGTTCTGCCAATTCACCAATCTGGGAAGTGCCCTATCTGCCGATCGATCCGCAGGACGTGGGCCGTTCCTACGAGGCGATCATCCGCATCAATTCGCAGTCGGGCAAGGGCGGTATCGCCTATATCCTTCAGGCGGATTACGGCTTGAACCTGCCGCGCAATCTGCAGGTCGAATTCCGGGAAATCATCCAGAACATCACCGATGAAGAAGGCAAGGAACTGCCGTCGAAGCGGATTCACGAGGAGTTCCAGAAGCTCTACGTGACGCAGCCGGATGCCCGCATCAAGTTCGTTGATCATCACACCATGCCTGATCCGGAGCAGAAGGGCCGTCGTATTCTGACCGCCGAAATCACCGATAACGGCGTGACCAAAAATATCGAGGGCAAAGGGACGGGGCCGATCGACGGTTTCGTCGATGCATTGTCGAAATATCTCGGCGTGAAGATGTCGGTCGTGGATTATTCCGAACATTCACTACAGCAGGGTTCGGATGCGTCGGCCATCTCCTATGTCGAAATGGCTCATCCGGGCGGCAAGCTGTTCGGTGCCGGTATCAACGACAATATCGTCAGTGCTTCGCTGGAGGCCATCGTATCGGCGGCCAACCGCGTCATCGGCAAGTGA
- a CDS encoding anthranilate synthase component I, whose amino-acid sequence MNAKIADSEIFQHETAGGIVVERVRHLTAYKGAIETYIDALNERRGAVFSSNYEYPGRYTRWDTAIVDPPVVITSRQRTMRIEALNARGIILLRPILDTVKALAEVTVDKAEENRIELTIAEPSGTFTEEERSRMPSVFTVLRAIVGLFFSEEDANLGLYGAFGYDLAFQFDPIQYKLKRPDDQRDLVLFIPDEIFVADHYSARAWVDRYEFTCGGSSTHGLARATPAQAFKPSEAKLARGDHNPGEYAKLVERAKESFKRGDLFEVVPGQTFYERCHTAPSEIFRRLKTINPSPYSFFINLGENEYLVGASPEMFVRVNGRRIETCPISGTIKRGEDAISDSEQILKLLNSKKDESELTMCSDVDRNDKSRVCEPGSVRVIGRRQIEMYSRLIHTVDHIEGRLRDGMDAFDGFLSHAWAVTVTGAPKLWAMRFLEENERSPRAWYGGAIGMMHFNGDMNTGLTLRTIRIKDGVAEIRAGATLLFDSNPDEEEAETELKASAMIAAVREAQKSNHVAEERVAAKVGEGISILLVDHEDSFVHTLANYFRQTGATVSTVRSPVADDVFDRVKPDLVVLSPGPGTPQDFDCKATIDKARKRELPIFGVCLGLQALAEAYGGTLRQLRIPMHGKPSRIRVSKPERIFSGLPKEVTVGRYHSIFADPERLPDDFLVTAETEDGVIMAFEHKKEPVAAVQFHPESIMTLGHNAGMRMIENVVTHLAGKQKARRSNA is encoded by the coding sequence ATGAATGCGAAGATTGCGGATAGCGAGATATTCCAGCACGAGACGGCAGGCGGCATCGTCGTCGAGCGCGTGCGTCACCTCACGGCCTATAAGGGTGCGATCGAGACCTATATCGATGCACTGAACGAACGGCGCGGCGCGGTGTTTTCGTCCAACTACGAATATCCGGGTCGCTATACGCGATGGGATACAGCTATCGTCGATCCTCCGGTGGTGATCACCTCGCGTCAACGCACCATGCGCATAGAAGCCCTGAATGCCCGCGGGATCATTCTTCTGCGGCCTATCCTGGACACGGTGAAAGCACTTGCCGAGGTGACGGTCGACAAGGCCGAGGAAAACCGTATCGAACTGACCATTGCCGAACCGAGCGGAACCTTCACCGAGGAAGAGCGCTCGCGCATGCCTTCGGTCTTCACGGTTCTGCGCGCCATTGTCGGCCTGTTCTTCTCCGAAGAAGACGCAAATCTTGGCCTTTACGGTGCATTCGGTTACGATCTGGCGTTCCAGTTCGATCCAATTCAGTACAAATTGAAACGGCCGGACGATCAGCGTGATCTGGTGCTGTTCATCCCTGATGAGATTTTTGTTGCGGATCACTACTCGGCGCGTGCCTGGGTGGATCGTTATGAGTTCACTTGCGGCGGTTCTTCCACGCATGGTCTTGCACGGGCAACGCCCGCGCAAGCCTTCAAGCCTTCGGAAGCCAAGCTTGCGCGTGGTGACCACAATCCTGGCGAATATGCGAAGCTGGTCGAGCGTGCCAAGGAAAGCTTCAAGCGCGGCGATCTCTTCGAAGTGGTGCCGGGCCAGACCTTTTATGAGCGCTGCCACACCGCACCGTCGGAGATCTTCCGTCGCCTGAAGACGATCAATCCGTCGCCTTATTCGTTCTTCATCAATCTGGGCGAGAACGAATATCTGGTCGGCGCATCGCCGGAAATGTTCGTGCGCGTCAATGGGCGCCGCATCGAGACCTGCCCGATTTCCGGCACCATCAAGCGCGGTGAAGATGCGATCTCGGATTCGGAACAGATTCTGAAACTGCTGAACTCCAAGAAGGACGAATCCGAACTGACCATGTGTTCGGATGTAGACCGCAACGACAAGAGCCGCGTCTGCGAACCGGGTTCGGTACGCGTCATCGGCCGTCGCCAGATCGAAATGTATTCGCGACTGATCCACACGGTCGATCACATCGAAGGTCGCCTTCGTGATGGCATGGATGCTTTCGATGGGTTCCTCAGCCACGCATGGGCTGTGACGGTAACTGGCGCGCCGAAGCTGTGGGCTATGCGTTTCCTTGAGGAAAACGAACGCAGCCCGCGTGCATGGTACGGCGGTGCCATCGGCATGATGCACTTCAATGGTGACATGAATACTGGCCTGACGCTACGCACCATTCGCATCAAGGATGGTGTGGCTGAAATCCGCGCCGGTGCAACGCTTCTGTTCGATTCCAATCCGGATGAAGAAGAAGCCGAAACCGAATTGAAGGCATCGGCGATGATCGCGGCTGTGCGTGAAGCACAAAAGAGCAATCATGTTGCCGAAGAGCGTGTTGCGGCGAAGGTGGGTGAGGGGATCTCGATCCTGCTCGTCGATCACGAAGATTCCTTCGTGCACACGCTCGCCAATTATTTCCGCCAGACGGGCGCTACGGTTTCAACCGTGCGGTCTCCGGTTGCCGATGATGTGTTCGACAGGGTGAAGCCTGACCTCGTGGTCCTGTCACCCGGACCCGGCACGCCGCAGGATTTCGATTGCAAGGCGACCATCGACAAGGCGCGCAAGCGTGAACTGCCGATCTTCGGTGTCTGTCTTGGGTTGCAGGCGCTGGCTGAGGCCTATGGCGGCACATTGCGCCAGTTGCGCATCCCGATGCATGGCAAGCCGTCGCGTATTCGTGTGTCGAAACCGGAACGCATTTTCTCCGGCCTGCCGAAGGAAGTGACGGTCGGGCGCTATCATTCGATCTTTGCCGACCCAGAACGTCTGCCGGATGATTTCCTCGTCACAGCGGAAACCGAAGACGGTGTCATCATGGCTTTCGAGCATAAGAAAGAGCCGGTGGCGGCTGTTCAGTTTCACCCGGAATCCATCATGACGCTCGGCCACAATGCCGGAATGCGCATGATTGAAAATGTGGTGACGCATCTGGCGGGCAAGCAAAAGGCGCGCCGCAGCAACGCCTGA
- a CDS encoding Lrp/AsnC ligand binding domain-containing protein: MKNLDAMDRSILRALQENGRLTNTELADRINLSQTATAERVKRLTREGYILGYSARLSPKMLDRAMLVFIEIKLDRTTPEVFETFSTFTRNNPDILECHMVAGGFDYLVKARVSDMDHYRRFLSEALLSLPGVRESHTYAVMEEVKETAYIAV, translated from the coding sequence ATGAAGAATCTCGATGCGATGGACAGGAGTATTTTGCGCGCCCTTCAGGAGAACGGACGCCTGACCAATACCGAACTAGCCGATCGCATAAATCTCTCGCAGACGGCGACCGCCGAACGCGTCAAGCGACTGACCCGTGAAGGGTATATTCTCGGCTATTCAGCGCGGCTATCGCCCAAGATGCTCGACCGCGCCATGCTGGTCTTCATAGAGATCAAGCTCGACCGCACCACACCGGAGGTCTTCGAAACCTTTTCGACCTTCACCCGCAACAATCCCGACATTCTGGAATGCCACATGGTTGCGGGCGGCTTTGATTATCTCGTCAAAGCCCGCGTATCCGATATGGATCACTATCGGCGCTTTCTTTCCGAGGCGCTTCTTTCTCTACCCGGCGTGCGGGAATCGCACACTTATGCCGTCATGGAGGAAGTGAAGGAAACCGCCTATATCGCCGTTTAG
- a CDS encoding metallophosphoesterase family protein, with amino-acid sequence MFRLAHISDIHLSPLPRVRYRELASKRITGYINWLRNRKNAMHGTVLDTLITDMQAQSPDHIAVTGDLVNLALNLEIDIAHEWLSKLGKPDDVSVVPGNHDAYVPGALDKSCRKWEPWMRGDGIDNHGNRPQFPYMRVRGPVALIGVSSARATAPFMASGDFRSEQGKRLAAMLDEAGARGLFRIVMIHHPPIYGATPAHKRLYGIRRFQKIIRKRGAELVLHGHTHLITHYEIDGPDGKIPVISVPSASQNFGGHKPAARYNIFNIDKRPDGGWSCLMEEHGVSDASETITKLNERVLY; translated from the coding sequence ATGTTCCGTCTCGCGCACATCTCCGATATACACCTTTCGCCTTTGCCTCGCGTGAGATATCGCGAACTGGCATCGAAACGCATCACCGGCTACATCAACTGGCTGCGCAATCGCAAGAACGCGATGCATGGAACCGTGCTGGACACGCTCATTACCGACATGCAGGCGCAATCACCCGACCACATCGCGGTGACGGGCGATCTCGTCAATCTGGCGCTCAATCTGGAAATCGACATCGCCCATGAGTGGCTGTCCAAATTGGGCAAGCCGGATGATGTTTCGGTGGTTCCCGGCAATCATGACGCCTATGTGCCCGGCGCGCTCGACAAGTCGTGCCGGAAATGGGAACCGTGGATGCGCGGTGACGGCATCGACAATCACGGCAATCGTCCGCAATTCCCCTATATGCGCGTGCGTGGACCCGTTGCGCTGATCGGTGTTTCTTCGGCGCGCGCGACAGCTCCCTTCATGGCCAGCGGCGACTTCCGGTCTGAACAAGGGAAACGTCTGGCTGCAATGCTCGATGAAGCCGGTGCCCGCGGGCTCTTCCGTATCGTGATGATCCATCACCCGCCCATCTATGGCGCGACGCCTGCCCATAAACGCCTTTACGGCATTCGCCGTTTTCAGAAGATCATACGCAAGCGTGGTGCAGAGCTGGTTCTTCACGGCCATACGCATCTGATCACGCATTATGAGATCGACGGACCGGACGGCAAGATTCCCGTTATCAGCGTACCGTCTGCAAGCCAGAATTTCGGCGGCCATAAACCCGCCGCCCGCTATAACATATTCAATATCGATAAACGTCCTGACGGCGGCTGGTCCTGCCTCATGGAAGAACACGGCGTTTCCGATGCCAGCGAGACAATAACGAAGCTCAACGAGCGCGTTCTCTATTGA
- a CDS encoding OmpW/AlkL family protein — protein MNRFTKGLLAATALTFTAPAAFAADAIVAQPASEIQAVPEALSPWQIRVRALGVVPQNSGYVNGVSGSDLDYSKSITPELDITYYFTDNFAAELILGTTYANINGAGSIDGLGKIGKAWILPPTLTLQYHFTNFGAFKPYVGAGVNYTMFYNQDATGVEYLKVKNAFGGALQIGFDYMLNEHWGVNFDVKKLFLEPKFDATLAGGVEVSGKAKLNPWLIGTGITYRF, from the coding sequence ATGAACCGCTTCACGAAGGGATTGCTGGCTGCGACCGCGCTGACATTTACCGCACCGGCTGCATTCGCTGCGGACGCCATCGTAGCCCAGCCTGCGTCTGAAATTCAGGCCGTGCCCGAAGCCCTGTCGCCATGGCAGATCCGCGTGCGCGCACTTGGCGTCGTTCCCCAGAATTCCGGCTATGTGAACGGTGTTTCAGGTTCGGATCTCGATTATTCGAAGTCGATCACGCCTGAACTCGACATCACCTATTACTTTACGGACAATTTCGCAGCCGAACTCATTCTCGGCACGACTTACGCCAATATCAACGGCGCCGGCTCAATCGACGGATTGGGCAAGATCGGCAAGGCATGGATTCTGCCTCCGACCCTTACCCTGCAGTACCACTTCACCAATTTCGGTGCCTTCAAGCCTTATGTCGGTGCAGGCGTGAACTACACCATGTTCTACAATCAGGATGCGACCGGCGTTGAATATCTGAAGGTCAAGAATGCATTCGGCGGCGCACTGCAGATCGGCTTCGACTACATGCTCAACGAACATTGGGGCGTGAACTTCGACGTCAAGAAACTGTTCCTCGAACCAAAATTCGACGCCACTCTTGCTGGCGGCGTGGAAGTCAGCGGCAAGGCCAAGCTTAACCCTTGGCTGATTGGTACGGGTATCACCTACCGCTTCTAA
- a CDS encoding cation diffusion facilitator family transporter: MDASAKVRRLAAWSIPIAFGVMGLKYLAYALTGSVALYSDALESIVNVIAAIGAWWAIRVSYLPADDNHPFGHHKAEYISAVVEGVLITVAALLIFREAWFALQTPRMLDEPWLGLGINTVAAAINGFWATLLIRTGRKSRSPALEADGKHIMTDVFTSAGVLVGLVGAVVTGWAILDPLLAILVAINILWQGWHVINSSVQGLMDIAVEPSEEMRIRDVISANAGGAIEVHDLKTRIAGRVTFVEFHLVVAADMSVGDAHVICDRIEDALKKQIESARVVIHVEPEDEAKLPPGTSAVPFA; this comes from the coding sequence ATGGACGCGAGTGCAAAGGTTCGGCGGCTTGCCGCTTGGTCTATTCCCATTGCTTTCGGTGTGATGGGGCTGAAATATCTGGCCTATGCACTGACCGGTTCCGTGGCGCTTTATTCTGACGCACTGGAATCCATCGTCAATGTGATTGCGGCAATCGGCGCATGGTGGGCCATTCGGGTCAGCTATCTGCCAGCCGATGACAATCACCCCTTCGGACATCACAAGGCCGAGTATATTTCGGCTGTTGTGGAAGGCGTCCTGATCACGGTCGCCGCACTATTGATCTTCCGCGAGGCCTGGTTTGCGCTGCAAACGCCGCGGATGCTTGATGAACCCTGGCTGGGTCTGGGCATCAACACCGTCGCAGCGGCCATAAACGGCTTCTGGGCGACATTGTTGATTCGCACCGGCCGCAAGTCCCGCTCGCCTGCGCTGGAAGCCGACGGAAAGCACATCATGACGGATGTGTTCACCTCTGCGGGCGTTCTGGTCGGTCTTGTCGGTGCAGTGGTTACCGGTTGGGCCATACTCGATCCATTGCTCGCCATTCTGGTTGCGATCAATATTCTCTGGCAGGGCTGGCATGTCATCAATTCCTCGGTGCAGGGGCTGATGGATATTGCTGTCGAACCTTCCGAGGAAATGCGCATTCGCGACGTGATCTCGGCCAATGCAGGCGGGGCTATCGAGGTTCACGACCTCAAGACGCGTATCGCTGGCCGTGTCACCTTCGTCGAGTTTCATCTGGTCGTTGCGGCCGATATGAGTGTCGGCGATGCCCATGTGATTTGCGACCGTATCGAAGACGCTTTGAAGAAGCAGATCGAAAGCGCGCGCGTGGTGATCCACGTCGAACCGGAGGACGAGGCAAAGCTGCCTCCGGGGACAAGCGCGGTGCCGTTCGCCTGA
- a CDS encoding MarR family winged helix-turn-helix transcriptional regulator yields the protein MSHPCFCILLRQAARKTSSVYDNALAPLGINVAQFSTLRKIRRAGSISLTELAHLSELDRSTMGRNVKVLQRMGLIEPALSDDHRETSVTLTAEGRDLVERGGPLWDQAQEEIEARLGEEGVAQLEKLLHSLD from the coding sequence ATGTCACATCCATGTTTCTGTATTCTCCTGCGCCAGGCAGCCCGCAAGACATCAAGCGTCTACGACAACGCTCTGGCCCCGCTTGGCATTAACGTTGCCCAATTCAGTACACTGCGCAAAATCCGCCGTGCAGGCTCTATTTCACTGACCGAACTTGCGCATTTGTCCGAGCTGGATCGCTCGACCATGGGCCGCAATGTGAAGGTTTTGCAGCGTATGGGCCTGATCGAGCCCGCCCTCAGCGATGACCATCGCGAGACCAGCGTAACGCTGACAGCGGAGGGTCGCGATCTCGTGGAGCGCGGTGGTCCGCTCTGGGATCAGGCGCAGGAGGAAATCGAGGCCCGATTGGGAGAAGAAGGTGTGGCGCAGTTGGAAAAGCTGCTCCACAGCCTCGATTAG